The following is a genomic window from Psychrobacter immobilis.
GACCAGTACGCGACCTTCGGCGGCACCATGATTGCGATAATGAAACAAAGTGATATTAAAGTCATCACCCAGTTTTTCTAGAAACTTCAGCAATGCCCCTGGACGTTCAGGGAAAACCACACTTAATAATTGCTCGTTTGCGACATGCGCATGACCACCAATCAAATGGCGGATATGCGATTTGGCAATATCATCATCGGTCAAATCATGAGCTGTATAGCCATCAGCTGCCAATTGGGTACGAATGGTTTTACGCTCTTTGTCGCCTTCTTTTAGCGCGATACCGACAAATATTGATGCAGGTTCCATAGAGTCAGGTGATTTTTTACTATCGGCGCGATAATTAAACTCAGTAATATTGCGTCCATGTAAGCTACGACAGAAATTTAAGAAAGCGCCTGTCTGCTCAGGAATCGTCACACCAAAGATGGCTTCTTTTTTCTCACCAATCTCAGTACGCTCAGCGATATAGCGTAGGCGGTCAAAGTTCATATTGGCACCGCAAATAATACCGACGCAGTTTTTACCTTGTAAATTATGGGCTTCGATATATTTTTTCATACCAGCAACGGGTAACGCACCCGCAGGCTCAACGATACTGCGATTTTCTTCAAAGATGTCTTTAACCGCTGCACATACTTCGTCATTGGTACAAGTCACCACTTCAGGCTCGACTAAAGGACCTGATTTATCACTCTTTTGCATACGGATAATTTCAAATGGCAATTCGCCGATTTGAGCAACTGCCACGCCGTCGACGAACAGTCCAACTTGCTCAAGCTTAACGCGCTCATTGGCTTCAAGCGCCGCTTTAAGAGAAGCTGATTGCTCTGCTTCCACCGCAATCACTTTGACATGCGGGGCAACTTCGCCCAAAAATGCCGCGACACCTGAGATGAGACCACCACCACCAACCGCAACAAACACATAATCCATGTTGCGCCATTGCTGGGTGAGCTCAAGACCAATGGTGCCTTGCCCGGCAATGACCAATTCATCATCGTAAGGTGGGATAAAGGTCAGACCTTCTGTTTCAGCGCGATTGATTGCATAACGGTTGGCTTCATCGAAGCTATCACCATACAAATCGACATTGCCGCCTAGTGCTTTAACGGCATCTACTTTGATGTCAGGGGTGGTGGTCGGCATCACGATGATATTGTTTAGGACAAGTTTACGCGCAGAATAAGCAACCCCTTGGGCATGATTACCTGCTGAGGCACAAATGACGCCGTGGGCTTTTT
Proteins encoded in this region:
- the ilvA gene encoding threonine ammonia-lyase, biosynthetic, encoding MLSHWVRAILQATVYDVAIQTPLEAAPKLTQRFANDIRFKREDLQPVKSFKLRGAYNRISQLSDEQKAHGVICASAGNHAQGVAYSARKLVLNNIIVMPTTTPDIKVDAVKALGGNVDLYGDSFDEANRYAINRAETEGLTFIPPYDDELVIAGQGTIGLELTQQWRNMDYVFVAVGGGGLISGVAAFLGEVAPHVKVIAVEAEQSASLKAALEANERVKLEQVGLFVDGVAVAQIGELPFEIIRMQKSDKSGPLVEPEVVTCTNDEVCAAVKDIFEENRSIVEPAGALPVAGMKKYIEAHNLQGKNCVGIICGANMNFDRLRYIAERTEIGEKKEAIFGVTIPEQTGAFLNFCRSLHGRNITEFNYRADSKKSPDSMEPASIFVGIALKEGDKERKTIRTQLAADGYTAHDLTDDDIAKSHIRHLIGGHAHVANEQLLSVVFPERPGALLKFLEKLGDDFNITLFHYRNHGAAEGRVLVGLQASEGNSRQLQDALLDIGYDCTMLNDNIGYQLFLK